The following are from one region of the Nicotiana tabacum cultivar K326 chromosome 3, ASM71507v2, whole genome shotgun sequence genome:
- the LOC107766294 gene encoding peptide deformylase 1B, chloroplastic: MAAAIWASSSSFARALHPLLSRHTSLSPLNCSLHRFKSASCLFFSTSSNKPPKFAVYAQARRALSPKIKGDEMASPADLSFEGPLKIVEYPDPILRAKNKRIGTFDDNLKKLVNEMFDIMYKTDGIGLSAPQVGMNVQLMVFNAAGERGEGEEIVLVNPRVSRYSRRMIPYDEGCLSFPEIYGDVERPDSVKVDAQDINGARFELTLTALPARVFQHEFDHLQGVLFFEKMTDEVLDTIREDLVALEKKFEEKTGLPTPESINTRKIKKAAVGFGKS, from the exons ATGGCTGCCGCAATTTGGGCCTCCTCTTCTTCATTTGCTCGCGCTCTCCACCCTCTCCTTAGTCGGCACACATCTCTCTCCCCGCTTAACTGTAGTCTACATCGCTTTAAATCAGCTAGTTGTTTATTTTTCTCGACAAGCAGTAATAAACCTCCAAAATTTGCTGTTTACGCTCAAGCTAGGCGAGCTTTATCTCCTAAAATCAAAGGAGACGAAATGGCTTCTC CTGCTGATTTGAGTTTCGAGGGGCCTCTGAAAATTGTAGAATATCCAGACCCAATCCTGAGAGCAAAGAACAAAAGGATTGGCACATTTGACGATAATTTGAAGAAATTAGTCAACGAAATGTTCGATATTATGTATAA AACTGATGGCATTGGGCTGTCTGCACCACAAGTTGGAATGAACGTTCAACTAATGGTATTTAATGCAGCTGGTGAACGTGGAGAGGGGGAAGAGATTGTTCTCGTCAATCCACGTGTTAGTAGATATTCTAGAAGGATGATACCTTATGACGAAGGTTGCTTATCTTTTCCAGAGATATATGGTGATGTTGAG AGACCAGACTCAGTGAAGGTAGACGCTCAGGACATTAATGGTGCAAGGTTTGAGTTAACCTTGACTGCGCTTCCCGCACGAGTCTTCCAGCATGAATTTGATCACCTACAG GGAGTTCTTTTCTTTGAGAAAATGACTGACGAAGTCCTGGACACCATCCGTGAAGATTTAGTG GCTCTGGAAAAGAAATTTGAGGAGAAGACTGGGTTGCCGACCCCTGAAAGCATAAATACACGGAAAATAAAGAAGGCTGCTGTTGGATTTGGCAAATCATGA